A DNA window from Spirochaetales bacterium contains the following coding sequences:
- a CDS encoding UDP-glucose/GDP-mannose dehydrogenase family protein, with protein MSKKITVIGTGYVGLVAAVGLADFGNSITGVDIDSEKIDKLNKGIPTIYETGIEEYLKRNIKAGRLTFSTDLGGSIEKADVIFIAVGTPSKSGGEVDMSQIEAVVSTIGEHLNSYKVIVTKSTVPIGTNRWIKTEIAEKTGSEDFDVVSNPEFLREGKAVHDFFHPDRIVVGYESERARDYMEDIYRPLYLIQTPFVWCNLETAELVKYASNTFLAIKITFINQMANLAEVIGADIHMIARSMGMDGRISPKFLHPGPGYGGSCFPKDTKALSHIGDKYGVDMSLVKEAIAANERQKLLMVEKLKKLTGTVRKKTIAIFGLAFKAETDDIRDSPAVSIVRKLLEEGAVIRAHDPKAIDNFRQLFKGPSISYFTDEFEAANNADAIIILTEWNEYRNLDLKRLRNKMRETIILDTRNVLDIENVKQAGFTYLGLGRK; from the coding sequence ATGTCAAAGAAAATTACTGTCATCGGAACGGGATATGTCGGGCTTGTCGCCGCTGTCGGCCTTGCGGACTTCGGCAACAGCATTACGGGGGTGGATATCGACAGTGAGAAAATCGATAAACTCAACAAGGGTATTCCGACCATTTATGAAACGGGGATTGAGGAATATCTCAAACGCAATATCAAGGCTGGACGGCTTACTTTCAGTACCGACCTCGGCGGCTCGATAGAAAAAGCCGACGTTATTTTTATCGCGGTCGGTACCCCGTCGAAAAGCGGCGGCGAGGTGGATATGTCCCAGATAGAGGCGGTCGTCTCGACGATCGGTGAGCATCTTAATTCATACAAGGTCATCGTCACGAAATCGACGGTCCCGATCGGTACCAACAGGTGGATAAAGACGGAAATAGCCGAAAAGACGGGTTCGGAGGATTTCGATGTCGTCTCGAACCCGGAGTTTCTACGTGAAGGCAAGGCGGTCCACGATTTTTTTCATCCCGACAGGATAGTGGTCGGATACGAGTCAGAGAGGGCGCGCGATTACATGGAAGATATCTACCGCCCCCTGTACCTGATACAGACGCCCTTTGTCTGGTGCAATCTCGAAACGGCGGAGCTTGTCAAATACGCTAGCAATACCTTTCTCGCGATTAAAATCACCTTTATCAACCAGATGGCGAACCTTGCCGAAGTCATCGGCGCCGATATACATATGATCGCCCGGTCCATGGGGATGGACGGACGAATCAGTCCGAAATTCCTTCACCCCGGCCCAGGCTACGGGGGAAGCTGTTTTCCGAAAGACACGAAGGCCCTCTCCCATATCGGCGACAAGTACGGCGTTGATATGAGTCTCGTCAAGGAGGCGATAGCGGCAAACGAGCGGCAAAAACTTTTAATGGTCGAAAAGCTGAAAAAACTGACGGGTACGGTCAGAAAGAAGACGATTGCGATATTCGGTCTCGCTTTCAAGGCGGAAACCGACGATATCCGCGACTCCCCCGCTGTCTCGATCGTGAGAAAACTGCTCGAGGAGGGGGCAGTCATAAGGGCCCACGATCCAAAGGCGATCGACAACTTCAGGCAGTTGTTCAAGGGGCCTTCGATCTCATATTTTACCGATGAGTTCGAGGCGGCGAATAACGCCGATGCGATTATCATCCTCACCGAATGGAACGAATACAGAAACCTCGACCTGAAGCGGCTGCGAAACAAGATGCGCGAGACCATCATCCTCGACACGAGGAATGTACTGGATATCGAGAACGTGAAACAAGCCGGATTTACTTATCTCGGTCTCGGCAGAAAGTAA
- a CDS encoding GtrA family protein, whose product MGRLSLKEIYTSVVFKQFITYIPLAGLATLVDWGSFYLFTRILRFDPYISVIVSYTLGGLTNYTLNKIFNFRDKVKTIGYQMAVYAVIMAISYGLTLLFMFLLIKVLFINELVARMMTTAVVLIYNFIMHRSFTFNEKIQAVIAEKLNNRK is encoded by the coding sequence GTGGGCAGACTATCGCTAAAAGAAATATATACATCCGTCGTTTTCAAGCAGTTTATCACCTATATTCCTCTGGCCGGCCTTGCAACACTTGTCGACTGGGGGAGTTTTTATCTGTTCACAAGAATACTGCGATTCGATCCGTACATTTCGGTAATCGTTTCCTATACCCTCGGTGGATTGACCAACTATACGTTAAACAAGATTTTCAATTTCAGGGACAAGGTAAAGACGATCGGCTATCAGATGGCCGTGTATGCCGTTATTATGGCGATTTCTTATGGCCTTACGCTTCTTTTCATGTTCCTGCTGATTAAAGTGCTTTTTATAAACGAATTAGTTGCGAGGATGATGACAACGGCGGTTGTTCTCATTTATAATTTCATCATGCACAGGTCCTTTACATTCAATGAAAAGATACAGGCGGTCATCGCGGAAAAGCTAAACAACCGTAAATGA
- a CDS encoding FHA domain-containing protein, translating to MIGKIQTPGWHLEGRLEEGGRWTVPIDQYTFIIGRDEQCHLKLLPDYISRKHAEIRTRGTELYIKDLKSKNGTFVNERRICEEVKLEDKDDIRFGDLKFRVLMNDRKSVRRLSETSLLKIPLKVKSFMNHYDISRREEQVLSYILQGKSTKKIADILCISEGTAKNHILSIYKKTDTHSRFELFTLFNNFSV from the coding sequence ATGATTGGTAAAATCCAGACACCCGGCTGGCACCTTGAAGGCAGACTGGAAGAAGGCGGCAGGTGGACCGTCCCTATTGACCAATATACATTCATTATCGGCCGGGACGAACAATGCCACCTGAAATTACTCCCTGATTATATATCGAGGAAGCATGCGGAAATCCGGACCCGCGGGACTGAGCTTTACATAAAGGATCTGAAAAGCAAAAACGGGACATTTGTAAACGAAAGAAGAATATGTGAGGAAGTAAAACTCGAGGACAAGGATGATATCAGATTCGGAGACCTCAAGTTCCGTGTCCTGATGAACGATCGGAAATCGGTTCGACGGCTGTCTGAAACATCGCTTTTGAAAATTCCTTTGAAGGTGAAAAGTTTCATGAATCACTACGATATTTCAAGACGTGAAGAACAGGTCCTCTCTTACATTCTCCAGGGAAAATCGACAAAAAAGATAGCGGATATTCTCTGCATTTCCGAAGGCACGGCGAAAAACCACATCCTCAGCATCTATAAAAAGACGGATACCCACTCGCGATTCGAACTCTTTACATTATTCAACAATTTTTCAGTGTAA
- a CDS encoding carbohydrate binding domain-containing protein: MGPYSKRHVVMMAFMLILPLLPVSAGNLLVNPGMEEGDSIISPWQIYTFTPEASDFFIEKGNAKGGEHYLTIVNRGDNDARLIQRIAVEQHASYRISGWIKTEGVAESNIGANLSLNDYWFISQDVKGTTADWKYVEFYFTVEDDIAAVEVALRLGGYGAITTGKASFDDAAMEKVATIPPGSIHYVIEKKEAQDRQQVNTGGVNTGDQRGGGGWKIMPETLQFIAVAVIILAGIAVFTVFLLVYKPEKEKSGKSEAGSGKAAD, translated from the coding sequence ATGGGACCTTACAGTAAACGGCATGTTGTCATGATGGCCTTCATGCTGATCCTCCCGCTTCTGCCTGTGTCGGCTGGGAATCTGCTCGTCAATCCCGGGATGGAAGAAGGCGATTCGATTATTTCGCCCTGGCAGATATATACGTTCACTCCGGAAGCGAGTGATTTTTTTATCGAAAAAGGCAATGCGAAGGGTGGTGAACATTACCTTACCATCGTCAACAGGGGCGACAATGATGCGCGGCTTATTCAGCGTATTGCCGTCGAACAACACGCTTCCTACCGGATATCCGGGTGGATAAAAACGGAAGGTGTCGCCGAGAGTAATATCGGTGCGAATCTTTCGCTGAACGATTACTGGTTCATTTCGCAGGACGTAAAGGGAACAACCGCAGACTGGAAATATGTCGAGTTTTACTTTACCGTCGAAGACGATATCGCAGCGGTCGAGGTCGCCCTGCGGCTCGGGGGCTATGGGGCGATAACGACCGGAAAAGCCTCGTTTGACGACGCCGCGATGGAAAAGGTCGCGACGATTCCGCCGGGATCGATACACTATGTTATTGAAAAGAAAGAGGCGCAGGACCGGCAACAGGTAAATACCGGCGGGGTGAACACAGGAGATCAACGCGGAGGAGGGGGGTGGAAGATCATGCCCGAAACATTACAGTTTATTGCCGTTGCCGTTATCATCCTCGCGGGGATCGCTGTTTTTACCGTTTTTCTCCTGGTCTATAAACCGGAAAAAGAAAAGAGCGGGAAAAGTGAAGCGGGAAGCGGCAAAGCGGCGGATTGA
- the amrS gene encoding AmmeMemoRadiSam system radical SAM enzyme, giving the protein MEARFFEKKDGKKIKCLLCPHRCLIADGKRGICGVRLNRNGDMNLPYYGKLSGIATDPVEKKPLYHFYPGRSILSVGFWGCSFRCPFCQNYSISQKLSESGEYISPRKLVDIASSRGSFGIAYTYSEPLVHSEYVLDTSAIAHRYGLKNVLISNGYVNPGPAEELLEVIDAANIDLKSFQSDFYKKEIGGGLSEVKEFISLAAGRAHIEVTTLVIPTKNDSEEEIGAIASFLASIDKNIPFHLSCYYPTYEYSIPPTSRATIEHLADTARNHLNYVYLGNVGANETNTYCTECHALLIRRAGYRISIVGIEEGKCSECHASVPIQGLSAS; this is encoded by the coding sequence ATGGAAGCCCGATTTTTCGAGAAAAAAGACGGAAAGAAGATTAAATGTCTACTCTGCCCGCATCGCTGTTTGATTGCCGACGGGAAAAGGGGTATATGCGGCGTGAGGTTAAACAGGAACGGAGACATGAATCTACCCTATTACGGGAAGCTTTCCGGTATTGCGACCGACCCGGTTGAAAAAAAGCCGCTTTATCATTTCTACCCCGGCAGGAGCATCCTCTCTGTCGGATTCTGGGGGTGTTCATTCAGGTGTCCTTTCTGTCAGAATTACAGCATCAGCCAAAAACTGAGTGAAAGCGGTGAATATATATCTCCCCGAAAACTGGTCGATATTGCGTCATCGCGCGGTTCGTTCGGAATCGCCTATACGTATTCGGAGCCCCTTGTGCATAGTGAATATGTCTTGGATACCTCTGCAATCGCGCACAGATATGGCCTGAAAAATGTTCTTATTTCCAACGGGTATGTGAATCCGGGACCCGCAGAAGAACTCCTTGAGGTCATCGACGCCGCAAATATCGATTTGAAATCCTTCCAGTCCGATTTTTACAAAAAGGAAATCGGAGGCGGACTTTCCGAAGTAAAGGAGTTCATTTCTCTGGCCGCAGGGAGAGCACATATCGAAGTGACAACCCTGGTGATTCCGACCAAAAACGACAGTGAAGAAGAAATAGGCGCGATTGCCTCTTTTCTCGCGTCCATCGACAAAAATATTCCCTTCCACCTCTCATGCTATTATCCGACATACGAATACTCGATTCCGCCCACAAGCAGAGCAACGATCGAACACCTTGCCGATACGGCCCGGAACCATCTCAATTATGTCTATCTGGGTAATGTGGGAGCAAACGAAACTAATACCTATTGTACCGAATGTCACGCGCTTCTTATCCGGCGGGCGGGGTACCGGATCTCGATCGTCGGAATCGAAGAGGGAAAGTGTTCGGAATGTCACGCATCCGTTCCAATTCAGGGATTATCGGCCAGTTGA
- a CDS encoding glycosyltransferase family 39 protein: MDTRVFAVIMVIFLFSSIPVFSDENLLLNPSFEEENNGWASWWYIRSYHEDLATTDYIYETGDAHSGNHYITVRNKRDNDARIYQIIEVEPHTVYKLSAWIKAENIRNGVGGNISVGDSFAFSRDLRNTNGLWEKVELYGITGQYQTRMPVALRVGGWSGFSTGTVSFDDIRAERVTSRPHGVKIESFSFADNYDENIVNDYFIRVNNDRYASHRLYLSFFFAALLFFTALFFSLYTKLLKDKIKGLEGAVTFAFRKLYYVFIAVLFIVFFIVFIPKANNITLYDTQFSFLIVLIIAIGAASYLYKTHQLTPKNVAVILIVLGIALRLTYFIYTDSNLRQHDLWGAWSHLEYIKYAAQTFSLPDVGTYEAYHPPVHYFLSAIPYNAARLFNLGEAGAFRAVELLMVFFSSLTLIFVYKILDKIKVDRQVLLIGVALASFHPSFMYMSVYLNNDSTVAMFYIISFYYLITWVQEKKLKNVILLAVFISLSMLTKKSALILFPVSGIVFLVELFKDKKNTRKYIKHGVIFLIIALPLAFSYQIRNYILFRQDLSYAVAPLGHIMPNNPYNLFHVSVENLLKRPFVSAAPHENTFFLRMLIRTSLFSVFEFNRLTDVAVVMMALYLVFILVITLNFILLRKKDMSPYGYVFLLNFAVTLIVYFRMRLYSPYDCTQAFRYIAPFFMISLSYFAGTSFVRFSGTKYPVLNGIVKGSFWLFCSVSAFFILMIGPPY, from the coding sequence ATGGATACACGAGTCTTTGCCGTTATCATGGTCATTTTCCTTTTTTCTTCAATACCGGTATTTTCGGATGAAAATCTGCTTTTGAACCCCTCCTTCGAAGAAGAAAACAATGGGTGGGCGTCCTGGTGGTATATCCGGTCATACCACGAAGATCTTGCTACAACGGATTATATCTATGAAACCGGTGACGCACATTCGGGCAACCATTATATCACCGTCAGAAACAAACGGGATAACGACGCGCGGATCTATCAGATCATCGAAGTGGAACCCCATACCGTCTATAAGCTTTCCGCCTGGATAAAAGCCGAAAACATCAGAAACGGTGTGGGCGGCAATATTTCGGTTGGCGACTCTTTCGCGTTCTCCAGGGACTTGCGAAACACGAACGGGCTTTGGGAAAAGGTCGAGTTGTACGGTATCACCGGGCAATACCAGACACGGATGCCGGTCGCCCTGCGGGTGGGCGGTTGGTCGGGTTTTTCCACCGGGACGGTATCGTTTGATGATATACGGGCGGAGCGGGTGACCTCGCGGCCCCACGGGGTGAAGATTGAAAGTTTCAGTTTTGCCGACAATTACGACGAAAATATCGTCAATGACTATTTCATCAGGGTCAATAATGATCGATATGCGTCGCACCGCCTCTACCTCTCTTTCTTTTTCGCCGCGCTTCTGTTTTTTACCGCACTTTTCTTCAGCCTGTATACAAAACTCCTGAAAGACAAAATCAAGGGACTTGAAGGGGCCGTCACGTTTGCCTTTCGAAAGCTATACTATGTTTTTATCGCGGTATTGTTTATCGTTTTTTTTATCGTTTTCATACCAAAGGCAAATAATATCACCCTTTATGATACACAATTCTCGTTTCTCATCGTCTTGATTATTGCGATCGGCGCAGCTTCATATCTTTATAAAACGCATCAATTGACGCCGAAAAACGTCGCGGTCATCCTCATCGTCTTGGGTATCGCACTCCGCCTTACCTATTTCATCTATACCGATAGCAATTTGAGGCAGCACGATCTATGGGGCGCGTGGAGCCATCTCGAGTACATAAAATACGCGGCACAAACCTTTTCCCTGCCCGATGTGGGAACATATGAGGCATACCACCCGCCCGTTCATTATTTTCTTTCCGCCATCCCCTACAACGCGGCCAGGCTGTTCAATCTGGGCGAGGCCGGCGCGTTCAGGGCGGTCGAACTGCTTATGGTATTTTTCAGTTCCCTCACCCTTATTTTTGTCTACAAGATACTGGATAAAATAAAAGTAGACCGGCAGGTACTGCTTATTGGGGTCGCACTGGCAAGTTTTCATCCCTCGTTTATGTATATGTCCGTTTACTTAAACAATGATTCAACTGTGGCAATGTTTTATATTATCAGCTTCTACTATCTCATCACATGGGTGCAGGAAAAAAAGCTTAAAAATGTCATCCTCCTCGCTGTTTTTATTTCTCTCTCGATGCTTACCAAGAAATCGGCATTAATCCTTTTCCCGGTCAGCGGAATCGTATTTCTTGTTGAATTGTTCAAAGATAAAAAAAACACACGAAAATATATCAAACATGGTGTTATTTTTCTGATAATAGCCCTCCCCCTCGCCTTCAGTTATCAGATCCGCAATTATATCCTCTTCCGGCAGGATCTCTCCTACGCGGTGGCGCCGCTCGGACACATCATGCCGAACAATCCGTATAACCTCTTCCATGTCTCGGTGGAAAATCTTTTAAAGCGGCCTTTTGTATCGGCGGCTCCGCATGAAAACACCTTCTTTCTCCGGATGTTAATTCGTACATCCCTGTTCAGTGTTTTCGAGTTCAACCGCCTCACCGATGTCGCCGTCGTCATGATGGCACTCTACCTTGTTTTTATCCTCGTCATTACACTCAATTTCATCCTTTTGAGAAAAAAGGATATGTCGCCTTACGGTTATGTGTTCCTGCTCAATTTCGCCGTCACCCTCATCGTGTATTTCAGAATGAGACTCTACTCGCCCTACGATTGTACCCAGGCCTTCAGATATATCGCGCCTTTTTTCATGATATCGCTCAGTTATTTTGCCGGGACCTCATTCGTCCGCTTTAGCGGGACAAAATACCCCGTATTGAACGGTATTGTCAAAGGAAGCTTCTGGCTGTTTTGTAGCGTTTCCGCCTTTTTTATTCTGATGATCGGTCCACCGTATTAA
- a CDS encoding glycosyltransferase family 2 protein, which produces MQQYSEPVSIIIPAYNEETSIGEEIQRIKDVMNKAGIIFEIIVVDDASKDNTANIAQEAGSRVFHHLTNRGYGASLKTGIYEARYETIVITDADGTYPCKKIPDLLAHIDNADMVVGERTGKDVKIPLLRKPAKWFLRKLAQFVTGEKIRDLNSGLRVFRKRFVNQYLTILSDRFSFTTTLTVAAISDDFKIEYLPIDYYKRRGKSKIVPWDFFNFIVLVLRLSMFFNPLKVFIPIFILCFTTGLIKFGLDIYFGIVKAQQAGVLFFSQPVISGTTLIMLLGGLIILLIGMMSDALSRRIAQGRIQNYKTHWKGYIQKNPGIPGDSKK; this is translated from the coding sequence ATGCAGCAGTATAGCGAACCTGTTTCAATCATCATTCCCGCCTACAATGAAGAAACCTCGATTGGAGAAGAAATTCAACGTATCAAGGACGTTATGAACAAGGCGGGAATTATCTTCGAGATCATCGTCGTCGACGATGCTTCAAAGGACAATACCGCCAATATAGCACAAGAAGCAGGTTCCCGTGTTTTCCATCACCTGACAAACAGGGGGTATGGTGCTTCGTTAAAAACCGGGATTTATGAGGCACGCTATGAAACGATTGTCATAACGGATGCGGACGGAACCTATCCCTGCAAGAAAATACCCGACTTGCTTGCCCATATCGATAATGCGGACATGGTCGTGGGAGAGAGGACGGGAAAGGATGTCAAAATTCCGCTGTTACGAAAGCCCGCAAAATGGTTTCTCCGAAAACTCGCACAGTTTGTCACGGGGGAGAAAATCAGGGACCTGAATTCCGGCCTAAGAGTTTTCAGGAAACGGTTCGTAAACCAGTATTTGACCATTCTCTCCGACCGGTTTTCATTCACCACAACGCTCACCGTCGCAGCGATAAGTGATGACTTTAAAATCGAGTACCTCCCCATCGATTACTATAAACGCCGGGGAAAATCAAAAATCGTTCCCTGGGATTTTTTCAATTTTATCGTCCTGGTTCTTCGGCTTTCGATGTTTTTCAATCCATTGAAAGTATTTATTCCCATTTTTATCCTCTGTTTTACGACCGGGTTGATCAAGTTCGGCCTGGATATATATTTTGGCATTGTCAAAGCACAGCAAGCGGGCGTTCTCTTCTTCTCCCAACCGGTTATTTCGGGGACAACCCTGATCATGCTGCTCGGCGGTCTTATCATTCTCCTTATCGGAATGATGTCGGATGCACTCTCACGCCGGATTGCACAGGGGAGAATTCAGAATTATAAAACCCACTGGAAGGGGTATATCCAGAAGAATCCGGGGATACCCGGCGATTCAAAAAAATAG
- a CDS encoding FAD-dependent oxidoreductase, with amino-acid sequence MNEQKKRIVIAGAGPAGLACGYSLLRRFGESIELTIIEKEAAAGGLASGFEYRGLIFDYGSHRLHPTTRKDILDDIRGLLGDDLLDRPRNGRILLLDRFVKFPLKMTDFIFRLPPAFFIGILSDMLAKPFRKRVSNPDTFAEVLSAGLGKTICTDFYFPYAEKLWGLPPEKLSYIQAQRRVSADSIGKIIRKVLSIIPVFRKKGAGRFYYPRKGFLQLVSAFADAINDMGGTILLSEKLAEIVIEKQAVTTSGGKKIGYDLLLSTIPVTDLLNAMSPAPGTDVREAAAAIGYRGMLFCYLILDTRQFTPFDAHYFPDKALVFSRLSEPKNYSASVLPEGLTGLCAEIPCEVGGKLWNACEKEITGLVLRDLAGVGLGVDHLVKESFVRRTAHAYPSYDLVFERKINTVEAYLDGLPRIVSFGRQGLFVHDNTHHTIEMGYAASACVTPTVSWDREKWSSSKGEFATHVVED; translated from the coding sequence ATGAATGAACAAAAAAAGAGAATCGTTATCGCCGGTGCGGGTCCTGCGGGCCTTGCCTGCGGTTACTCCCTGCTGCGTCGCTTCGGTGAATCGATCGAATTGACGATCATCGAAAAGGAGGCGGCGGCAGGCGGACTCGCTTCAGGCTTCGAGTACAGGGGACTGATCTTCGATTACGGAAGTCACCGTCTTCATCCCACGACCCGTAAGGATATTCTGGACGATATCCGGGGTCTTCTCGGCGACGACCTCCTCGACAGGCCAAGGAACGGGCGTATCCTTCTCCTCGACCGGTTCGTAAAATTTCCGCTGAAGATGACCGATTTCATCTTCCGGCTTCCGCCCGCCTTTTTTATCGGTATACTTTCCGATATGCTCGCTAAACCGTTCAGAAAGCGTGTTTCAAACCCGGACACCTTCGCCGAAGTTCTCTCGGCCGGCCTGGGAAAGACGATCTGCACCGATTTCTATTTTCCCTACGCGGAAAAACTCTGGGGGCTCCCCCCCGAGAAGCTTTCCTATATCCAGGCGCAACGGCGTGTATCGGCCGACAGTATCGGAAAGATCATACGAAAAGTACTCTCGATTATTCCCGTTTTCAGAAAAAAAGGTGCGGGGCGGTTCTATTATCCCAGAAAGGGATTCCTGCAGCTCGTTTCCGCGTTTGCCGATGCAATAAACGACATGGGGGGAACGATTCTTCTTTCCGAGAAACTCGCCGAAATCGTGATCGAGAAACAGGCGGTTACGACATCGGGGGGCAAAAAAATCGGCTATGACCTTCTCCTCTCGACAATTCCGGTTACCGATCTCCTCAACGCAATGAGTCCCGCCCCCGGTACGGACGTCCGCGAAGCGGCCGCGGCCATCGGGTACCGCGGGATGCTTTTTTGTTACCTTATTCTCGATACACGGCAGTTTACCCCCTTTGACGCACATTATTTCCCCGATAAAGCCCTTGTATTTTCCAGGCTTTCGGAACCTAAAAATTACAGCGCTTCCGTCCTTCCCGAAGGCCTAACAGGACTTTGCGCGGAAATACCGTGCGAGGTCGGCGGGAAATTATGGAACGCCTGCGAAAAGGAGATTACCGGGCTGGTTCTCAGGGATCTCGCCGGCGTGGGCCTCGGGGTGGATCACCTTGTAAAGGAAAGCTTTGTCAGACGGACCGCCCATGCCTATCCGTCGTACGACCTTGTCTTCGAAAGGAAAATCAATACCGTCGAGGCATACCTCGACGGTCTCCCCCGTATTGTCTCGTTCGGGCGCCAGGGACTTTTTGTCCACGACAATACGCACCACACGATCGAGATGGGGTATGCCGCCTCGGCATGCGTCACACCGACCGTTTCCTGGGACAGGGAAAAGTGGAGCTCCTCAAAAGGGGAGTTTGCCACCCACGTTGTCGAAGACTGA
- the asnB gene encoding asparagine synthase (glutamine-hydrolyzing) encodes MCGFVGFFNPGGGRKDPKLEKMCADMGVFLRHRGPDASGLYYDGRCCLNHQRLSIIDLTDSGRQPMSNEDKSIWIAYNGETYNFRDLKRRFRLEANGHRFASRTDTEVLIHLYEELGSGFTEELNGMYAFAIWDSRTGSLFLARDPYGIKPLFYMYSGGIFWFASELKALVACPYYEPSPSLEGLYHFLGFDYIPGELTAFEGIRELRPGHICEVGIKNPEPRIRRFFDIHYRVDAAMKESDAVALTLEYLEGAVERQLVSDVPVGVMLSGGMDSSALTALMARIRGNADFHTFSLAFQDESFDESPFARIVADDIGTVHHEVLVTPEKVLGLLPKYLVSIDEPYADGSAIPTYLLSECAKDYVTVLLSGEGGDEIFAGYDTYAAYKMRSLYRRLVPGALRRGVIRPLVYMLPVSHKKLSFDFKAKRFTAGAEYDVPHSHFFWRAVLSEEMKKEILKGPGRFSAFGESQCFFREAYDACDAEDDLNRLMYIEYSYHLPDDLMIKNDRMTMAHSLEARVPFTDNELVGFMATVPVKYKMKGMRKKHLLREALAGILPDGILNKKKVGLEMPYSRWFRRELREIAEQSMSKEKLEKTGLFNAGGIRRLWDEHIGLKKDHGRFFWGLLNYMLWYDVYIDRKVFPHYLSDVRLPRTLVQ; translated from the coding sequence ATGTGCGGTTTTGTCGGTTTTTTTAATCCCGGCGGCGGAAGGAAAGATCCGAAACTTGAAAAAATGTGCGCCGATATGGGGGTCTTTCTTCGTCATCGCGGACCGGATGCTTCCGGTCTCTATTATGACGGGAGATGCTGCCTTAACCATCAACGGCTTTCAATTATCGATCTTACCGATTCAGGCAGGCAACCGATGTCAAACGAAGACAAAAGTATATGGATTGCATATAACGGTGAGACCTATAATTTTCGTGACCTGAAGCGTCGTTTCCGCCTGGAGGCGAACGGCCACAGGTTCGCTTCCAGAACGGATACCGAGGTTCTCATCCACCTTTACGAAGAGCTGGGAAGCGGGTTCACCGAAGAACTGAACGGCATGTACGCCTTTGCCATCTGGGATTCACGCACCGGAAGCCTTTTCCTTGCGCGCGATCCCTACGGCATCAAACCGCTTTTCTATATGTATTCGGGCGGGATATTTTGGTTCGCTTCGGAACTCAAAGCCCTCGTCGCATGTCCGTATTACGAACCCTCACCATCCCTTGAAGGACTTTACCACTTTCTTGGTTTCGATTATATACCCGGCGAACTGACGGCATTCGAGGGCATCCGCGAACTCAGGCCGGGGCATATCTGTGAGGTCGGTATAAAAAACCCGGAACCGCGAATCAGACGGTTTTTCGATATCCATTACCGGGTCGATGCGGCGATGAAGGAATCCGACGCCGTGGCGCTGACACTCGAGTACCTCGAAGGGGCTGTCGAACGGCAGCTTGTCTCCGACGTTCCGGTGGGCGTGATGCTATCGGGCGGCATGGATTCGAGCGCACTCACCGCACTCATGGCCCGTATACGGGGTAATGCCGATTTTCACACCTTTTCTTTAGCCTTTCAAGACGAAAGCTTTGACGAATCCCCCTTTGCCCGGATCGTTGCCGATGATATCGGTACGGTTCATCATGAGGTCCTCGTCACGCCGGAAAAGGTACTCGGACTTCTGCCGAAATACCTTGTCTCCATCGATGAACCGTATGCGGACGGTTCGGCGATCCCGACATACCTCCTTTCCGAATGCGCAAAGGATTATGTGACCGTTCTTTTATCCGGCGAGGGGGGAGACGAGATTTTCGCCGGATACGACACCTATGCCGCATACAAGATGCGGTCCCTCTACAGGCGCCTCGTTCCCGGTGCCCTCAGAAGGGGCGTCATACGCCCGCTCGTATACATGCTTCCGGTATCGCATAAAAAACTGAGTTTCGATTTCAAGGCAAAACGCTTTACCGCGGGCGCCGAATACGATGTCCCCCACTCACATTTTTTCTGGCGCGCGGTCCTCTCGGAAGAAATGAAAAAGGAAATACTTAAGGGGCCCGGACGTTTTTCCGCATTCGGAGAATCGCAATGCTTTTTCCGCGAAGCATATGATGCGTGCGACGCGGAAGACGACCTGAACAGACTCATGTATATCGAGTATTCCTATCACCTGCCCGACGATCTGATGATAAAAAACGACAGGATGACAATGGCGCACTCCCTCGAAGCGAGGGTTCCCTTTACCGACAACGAGCTTGTCGGTTTCATGGCGACAGTGCCGGTGAAATACAAAATGAAAGGAATGCGCAAGAAACATCTTCTCCGCGAAGCCTTAGCCGGAATTCTTCCGGATGGCATTCTCAACAAGAAAAAAGTCGGACTCGAAATGCCGTATTCACGCTGGTTCCGCCGGGAGTTGCGGGAAATCGCGGAGCAATCCATGTCAAAGGAAAAACTCGAAAAAACGGGGCTTTTCAATGCCGGGGGCATCAGGCGTCTCTGGGATGAACATATCGGTCTTAAAAAGGATCACGGCCGGTTTTTCTGGGGATTACTCAATTATATGCTCTGGTACGATGTCTATATTGACAGAAAGGTATTTCCACACTATCTTTCGGATGTACGATTACCGAGAACATTGGTACAATAA